In the Oncorhynchus keta strain PuntledgeMale-10-30-2019 chromosome 16, Oket_V2, whole genome shotgun sequence genome, AATTatattccccctctcacctctctctacctctcactcctcctccggTCAAGTAAGTTCTTAGAAAAACTCAAGGCCCTAATTTCAACATTGTATATGTAAAGTGTTGCCAACATGGACAAGCAATTGATTCGCACTTATAGGAAAAACTCAAGGCCCTAAATGCAACATTGTAAAAGTTAGCAATGAGGACAAGCAATTCTCACTTTATAGACGGCCGTTCTGTGGGAGGATGGTTTGTCCTTCATATTTCCCAGGATGGACTCCAGAGAATCATCGATGGACTTGGAGTTGAGGTACGGTACCTGTAAACACACAACAATCCACATTATCATGCActttattatgtgtgtgtgtgtgtgtgtgtgtgtgtgtgtgtgtgtgtgtgtgtgtgtgtgtgtgtgtgtgtgtgtgtgtgtgagagagagagtttctcTGTGGTCCACTGTAGCTTAgttagttggtagagcatggtgcttgcaattcCAGGACAGCTGGTTTAactcctgggaccacccatacttaaAATGTATGCATCCAAGCCTGTAAGTTCCTTTGGATAAAAggatctgctaaatgacatatgtTAGTGGAAAACGTGCATTAATTAGTTGATCCTTGTCAAAGTCATTACACTGAATCATTTGTTATTTCTCCTTAGTTGTGGTTTTCATTAAACAACAAAACAGGGCACAGTAACTGAGAGGAGTGGGTGCACAAAGTTGAGTACCAATTCATAATAGTAAAGGTACTGTAGTATGGTCATTGAAAAATGTATAATGATGAAATGATGCGATAATATTTAGTAGAGGAATAGAAAAAGTGCTTGCTTCAGTACGGTCGTAACGCTGCAGTTTATGGGAAAGGAGAGTAAGGTGGTACTGTAGGGAATATAGGCTTTGGGGGGTTTGGCATCAACCAAAGATAATATGCAACGTCATCAACTGTGCAGTCAGGCATCAGATGCTAGCTGATACGTTAAACACCTATCCAGACGTGAGAGATCTGGCAAGTGTCTGCTGTATAGTCAGATGCTAGCTGATATGTTAAACACCTATCCAGACGTGAGAGATCTGGCAAGTGTCTGCTGTATAGTCAGATGTTAGCTGATATGTTAAACACCTATCCAGACGTGAGAGATCTGGCAAGTGTCTGCTGTGCAGTCAGGCATCAGATGTTAGCTGATATGTTAAACACCTATCCAGACGTGAGAGATCTGGCAAGTGTCTGCTGTGCAGTCAGGCATCAGATGTTAGCTGATATGTTAAACACCTATCCAGACGTGAGAGATCTGGCAAGTGTCTGCTGTGCAGTCAGGCATCAGATGTTAGCTGATATGTTAAACACCTATCCAGACGTGAGAGATCTGACAAGTGCCTGCTGTGTAGTCAGCCTGGAACGTTGCCAGTGACTCAAACCCCTCCTCCGATGCCTCACCTTTCCTGCCGAGGACGAGCTGTTCCCCATCATGGTGACATCACCGGGGCTAACCCTCCATAGGACCACAGACACCTTCTTCCGGATGATGTGTTTCCTGTGTCACAGGAGAAGTACTTCCTGGGTCAAAAACATCATGATGACCTACTGCACTTAACACTATATGGGCAACGACATCGAATTGTGTTTCTCCTGAGAAACTGTGTAGGTTTTCTAATGTATGCAAACCCCATATAACAGTGCCAAGCAACGTCAAAGCCTGTTCCATGGGGGTGCAGTGCATATGCAACTGTTGGAATTTCCACTCTGTCACACATGCATGTGTTTGTGCCTGGGTCACAACACTGGCACCTGTTCAACGGGATTTTTATACACAATGTCAAATATATTTAATCTCCTTAATTTACAGGTAGAGGAACACAATTGTCAATTCTTGTTTCATGCATTTAGATCATTTTAGTGTCTGCAAGAATACTGCAGACCTATTATATGGGACTTGCACACAATTTCAAATCTACTAACTTGCTCTACATAATAAACAATGGCATAACTTGTTTCGTGAACACAATGCCTACACGTCGGCTGCAGATAGGGCCTTCACAGTAGTACAGtgtaccattctctctctctctctctacttcctctttCTCCATTATTAACTGTTATTGAACCATCGTTCTCAATGCTCGTGGGCATCAAGGCCTCCTCCCAGGACTAGCAATCACCATGCCGTTCATATTATTGCATAAATGTTCccatttaggcaagtcagttaagaacaaattgttatttacaatgatggcctaggaacagtgggttaactgcctttttcatgGGCAGATCAACAGATTTGTccctttgtcagctcggggattcgatctagcaacacttttggttactagtccaacgctctaaccaccaggctaccctgccgcctctattTTAAAAGTAATCATTTGGAAAGGAAAATGTATCACATGAAAGGGTCATGTGGGCTAAACTAGAGGCTGAGTCACCGAGACAATGGAGCGAATGTCTTATTCCTAAGGATGATAGTTTCCTGCATGCTCACTCACACACGGGTTGGAgtgggatcacacacacacacacacacacacacagagaaattacatgcacgcacacacatgggGCTTTGGGTGAGTTCATGACGAGAAAAAGATAAGCAAGTGGGTACAGATTCATTCTGCATTAATCCATCTTTTATGTGAGAACCTTGTGATGCCCTCTCCCCACTTTCTTGAATAATGCTGGGATATTCAAAAATGAATCCCTACGTTGGCTGCCAAACTCCTCTAATTacatgggagacagagagcgataaAGCGAGAGAGAGCTCCACACTAAGGACTATACACATGACTTACCGGAATAGCGCTGCACGTTGTACATTTGCAACGGCTGGACTACCGCTAGATGGAAAAAGgacaatactgtgtgtgtgtgtgtgtgtgtgtgtgtgtgtgtgtgtgtgtgtgtgtgtgtgtgtgtgtgtgtgtgtgtgtgtgtgtgtgtgtgtgtgtgtgtgtgtgtgtgtgtgtgtgtgtgtgtacctgtagagaagACATATGATAAGTGTCCCGGTGGCCAGGAAAACAGCAATGGTCCCCACAGCTATCGCAAACCTCTTCTCTGCAACACAAATACACATGTACACTGTAGCATAAGCTTTGATGACAGGTCAACAATGCCAAACGGTCGGTCACGCACGAAATACGTGGTAGCATAGACTGTTCTCAAACAAACCTTTTATTAAACATGGCTTTTTATTGCTTttcatgtgtcacgccctggccctagtattctgtgttttggttattattttggttaggccagggtgtgacatggggatttATGTGGCTTTTTTTTTATCAGGGGTGTTTGTAGTATTGGGACTGTGGTTAGAGTGgtactctaggtaagtctatggttgcctagagtggttctcaatcagaggcaggtgtttatcgttgtctctgattgggaaccatatttaggcagccatattctttaggtctcttgtgggtgattgttcctgtctttgtgtttgttgcaccagagaggactgttttgggttttaacgtttattgttttgtattatgttcatgtttTTCCTTTATTAAAGAGCATGAACACCAACTACGCCACATTTTGGTCTGATCCTTGCTACACTTCCTcttcagaggaggaagaagaagagaacatCATGACTCATGTAGAAAATAGATTTTCTCAATATAAACTCCTGAAtaaataaaggggaaataaatCAATAATGTGTAGTGTATCTAATGTATTAGATTACAAATTTGAATCTTTATCATCGTTTTAAGGGGATTAACTTGTCAATAAATGCGCAAAAGTGTTATTTCCATAAACAGGTGGTCAAATAAAACTTTCTCATTTGCATTCTTGCGTCTCTCCCACATGAATCCCTTCTTAACActaattttttatatatatatatatagaataaaGCCCAAACATTCATAAGTTCCACACATTCTTCTAGGGGCCATATGTACAAGTCCCTGTCTGCCAAAGCAAGCAACGACAAAGAAAACATTTTCAGATCATATCAAATCCAGATAGAGAATTCCAGATAGAACACAATTGATAACAAAGAATAAAACCCGGGTTActtctcaaatagcaccctattcccattcACAGTGTTccactttagaccaggactgtgtagggaatagggtgtcatttgtaaCGCAACCCGTTACATAACCCTGGCTAGACCATTATGAGGTAGACTGAGGTCTACCGAGGTAGCTGAGGGGACTTTCATAAAACGGTATTAAAAGAAGTATTTCAgtggaaaataaaataaagattTCCTTTCGTCCAGCAGGCATAAGTGAATAATTCAATGTGTCATTATTTTTTGGAGTCAATTCTCATTCTCTCTGGTTCTTTAAGAGGATATATGGGTCTCTGGCCCCCCCATTTGGTGTGGTAACACACGGCAAGTGCTGTCAAGTGACAATACTTGCATGACATATGAGGACATGCaagcctggagaggacagaccACCATGCCAGCTGCCTGCTGTTTTTCATCAAGTAAACAAATGAATGTACTTTGATAAATTAATTAAGATCGGAAATAAATGATGACtaaataaattatacatttaTATCGTGAGACCAATGGTTTAAATATACACCAGATGTCTAACAGGAGGCGCTGTGTTGAAGTCACTTTGCCTCCATTTTGGCACACTTTGGCACCAAATATTtctggaagctatagaaatgcatttatgtCTGCATTCATTTTTGCCaaatgtattatattacagacaacttaatgcatacttttaaattatattacGTGAGCTAAACATAAAAATAGAAACATATATACAACATTATCCTTATTTcaagttattttttttattactaATGGTACTTTCCCCAATTCAACATCAaaatactaatatatatatatatatatacaccttttGTCCATGAACATTTTTATACTGTAGAAATCCATTCATTCCTGTGGATGACTGTACCTACTGGGGTGTGCCAATATGGCACGATGGCTTCAAAGCCTCGCAAATAATTAGCAATTCAGGGGATATCTACGTAATTGCATTAGACTGATAATGAGTATTACCAGAAAGCATGGGACAGCATTTAACCAGCAGCTGCATTTTTTggtcatacagtggggcaaaaaagtttttgtcagccaccaattgtgcaacttctcccacttaaacgatgaggcctgtaattttcatcagaggtacacttcaactatgacagacaaaatgaaaaaaaaaacatccagaatgacattgtaggattttttattaatttatttgcaaattatggtggaaaataagtatttggtcacctacaaacaagcaagatttctggctcttacagacctgtaacttcttctttaagaggctcctctgtcctccactcgttacctgtatttatggcacctgtttgaacttgttatcagtataaaatacacctgttcactacctcaaacagtcacactccaaactccactatggccaaaaccaaatagctgtcaaaggacaccagaaacaaaattgtagacctgcaccaggttgggaagactgaatctgcaataggtaagcagcttggtttgaagaaatcaactgtgggagcaattattaggaaattgaagacatacaagaccactgataatctcccttgatctggggctccatgcaagatctcagcccgtggggtcaaaatgatcacaagaacggtgagcaaaaatcccagaaccacacggggggacctagtgaatgacctgcagagagccgGGACCAAAGTAACGAAgactaccatcagtaacacactacgctgccagggactcaaatcctgcagtgccagacgtgtccccctgcttaaggcagtacatgtccaggcccgtctgaagtttgctagagagcatttggatgatccagaagaagattgggagaaggtcatatggtcagatcaaaccaaaatagaactttttggtaaaaactcaactcgtcgtgtttggaggacaaagaatgctgagttgcatccaaagaacaccatacctactgtgaagcatgggggtggaaacatcatgctttggggctgtttttctgcaaagggaccaggacgactgatccgtgtaaaggaaagaatgaatgaggccatgtatcgtgagattttgagtgaaaaactCCTTCCATcggcaagggcattgaagatgaaacgtggctgggtctttcagcatgacaatgaccccaaacacaccgcccgggcaacgaaggagtggcttcgtaagaagcatttcaaggtcctggagtggcctagccagtctccagatctcaaccccatagaaaatctttggagggagttgaaagccagcaacagccccaaaacatcactgctctagagaagatctgcatggaggagtgggccaaaataccagcaacagtgtgtgaaaaccttgtgaagacttacagaaaacgtttgacctctgtcattgccaacaaagggtatataacaaagtattgagataaacttttgttattgaccaaatacttattttccaccctaatttgcaaataaataaataaaaaatcctacagtgtgattttctggaattttttttctcattttgtccgtcatagttgaagtgtacctatgagtaaaattacaggcctctctcatctttttaagtgggagaacttgcacaattggttgctgactaaatacttttttgccccactgtatatacctaACCCAAGCAGGTCTGATAAGGGTCAGCTATCAACTCAACACAAAATGATCATGCGAGTACTGCAGAGACTAGAGAAGACTAGGGAAGGTCCATTGGTGTAACAAACACACAGTACCGATATTGATGAAGAGCTCATCTTTGAAGCCAAAGTGGGGTGTGTCCTTCGGTGGAGTCTTCCTCCCTCCTGGCCAGTAGACTTGGACCCCCTCCACTGGCTCATAAGCCTTATTCGTACCAAAGTAATTGGCGATTACCTACCAGGTGAGAAGATAGCATGACCTATGATTACTTAACATTTTTTGCATATTAAAAGGCTGTGTGTTGAATGCAGCGCATTTCAAGGATGTCAATCACAGGAAGGAGggacaggaagttaaagtttaCGAGTCATTTTCCTTTTAGAAATGATCTATGGATGTCACATACCAGTAGATGCTGGCATGATCTTAACTTGCCATAGTAATCAATATAGCATCCAAATGCTATCCAAAATACAAGTcagatctactgtaatactgaaTGTCAGTATGTTAATAGGCAGTGCAGGCAAATTATCATTATTTTTTTCCCGGTATGCATGCTCTCACTATTGTGAAGCTCAAAACCTCCTGGCTGATCGGTTTACATTTCCCTTAGATCTTTTTTAAATGTACTAATTTTGTTGCCACATCACTCATTTGCTGAGAAGACATGAGACTTGAAAGGTGATGAGATGCATGGTCGGATGAAGCCACGTCGACAGAAACCAAAATAACATTTGGTTTTGTTTTGAAACCAGCATCGAGGGGCCAACAGAATGTTGcaacaaaatacatttataaTAAATAACTGTAATTTGAAATAACTTTAAGGTCCGATATTAAAAGCCATTTCAAGGTGATAATTAAAGAGACTCTCCAGATCTTCTAGTAGTAGCCCTGATGACCAAGCTGGTCCTAGGTAGGTACTTGATAGAAGTgtagaggtatgtgtgtgtgtgtgtgtgtgtgtgtgtgtgtgtgtgtgtgtgtgtgtgtgtgtgtgtgtgtgtgtgtgtgtgtgtgtgtgtgtgtgtgtgtgtgtgtgtgtgttgcactcTGTGTTCCACTGGTAGGGTGTTCAGGATCAGAAATACACTGAAGTCAGACAACTGAAATGTGGGCCGAAGAGATAAGATTCAGGTTGAAAAGCAAAACGACAATAAATTCAGTGGCAAAGAATTAAATCAGCACTGTAATTGTTCAGAAGAGTGTCAACATGGGTGTTAAACTTTTTGACAGGCTGCGATAACAGTGGCTTCAGATGTGAACACTGTAGACGTTAGCAGAAAATAAGGGGAAAACAGAGggttggaagagagagagagagagacgagagagagagagagagagacagagacagagacagagagagagagagagagagagagagagagagacagagagacagagagacagagagacagagagacagagagacagagagacagagagacagagagacagagagacagagacagagacagagacagagacagagacagagacagagagagagacagagagagagagagagagagagagaaacaacaaaagagagagagagagagagagagagagagagagagagagagagagagaggttttataTTATTTTTTTCAATAAGGAAATAGGCACAGAGAGACGGCAAGATAAAGATGGagaaatagagagtgagagagaccgagagacagagagtgcgATGTAGGAGATAGAAGGACTGAAAGATAGAGAGTGACAAAGTGATAGAAATAGACAGAAAGGAAGTGTTGGAGTGATAGAAAGAAAAGAGAGCGagtgacagagataaagagaaagtGTGATTAGGGTATTAGCGTCTGACTTTGAACTCCCTGTCGTTCTCTGCGCCCTGGATGTGCTTCATCATATAGGCAGACTCCCTGTCTCCATTGGCGTCCATGGTAACGTCACCCTGGATACCTAACGGACAGAGTCCAGAAAACAAACATATGGGCTATCCACACCTCACGTGTCGTCATGTTTGAAACACCgtcatatacaggtaactgccaaaataaaggaaacaccaacatagtgtcttaataaGGCATTGGGCCAAATTAACGGGCTGCTGTTTATTTTTATACAAGACCCAAAGCAATTGACTTCTGTGTTGAAGCACCTGCTTTCACTATACTTTGTATTCCTCATTTACTCTTTGTTTTTACAGTtacctgtatatctctctgtgaGGCAATGAAgctgccttcttggccaggtctcccttgaaaaaTAGGAATTTTGACCTCAATGTGTCTGCTGTGCAAAACATAAAAAATCTAATGAAATAATTGTATTATATAACTGAAATATAATCACTCTTGTAAATAACATCTGTAAATAATATCAATGACGTTCAACTGCAACCATTAAGGTTATACCTACCTACCTGATAACATACAGGTGAAATGAATCATCCAAAAGGGCTGACCTGTGATGGTTCGGTTCCACATCTTGCGGGTTATGGTGAAGCCGTCGTATGGGTCCCCGCGTTCCGCCAGGGTTTCATTCAGAGCCTGAGCATACAGCCATACAGAGTCATGGGCTATGGCTGCCAGCACCGACACCTGCCATTGGACAAACAGTCAGAAATAGAGAGTTACATATCCTGTGtatatacactcttagaaaaaagggttccaaagatTCTTCGGCTGTCCCAATAGGAGAAACCCatgttggttccaggtagaaacctttcaggttccaggtagaacgctctgtagaaagggttctacatggaacccaaaataattctaactggaaccaatagggttctacctggaaccaaaaaaaggTTATTCAAAGGGAAAGGTTCTAGGTTATTCAAACTCTTTTAAGTTCAAGATtgcccctttttttctaagagtgtacagtatatatacagttaaACATAGTAGCTAAGTACCAGACCCGGGTTCAAAATAATATTTGGAAATCGGTCAAATCTTTTAGCTGCGCTcaattgagcttgcctggcgcaATGGAACCAATGAAATAGTCCCAAAAGCACAAAGCCCACCCCATCTGAAACTCCAGACAGGGTCAAgcgacaggtgtgtgtgtgtgtttcacagcACACCTTTTCGTTGGGTGCGTAGGCATAGCCAAAGTCCTCTCTGGATCTGCGGATGACGTCATTGGAGAAGTTCCAGTACCTCTGGTCGTTGGGTTTGTacagagagagtagaaacagagccTGGTAGGCCTGCTTAGCCACGGAGTCATACACATCTCCTACAACACAGCAACACCATTCATTGATTCGTCCTGAGGTTATAAAATCCCAGTAGCATTCCCAAAAGTCCCCATATAGTGTTGTATTGTATcgtagggtgccaattgggacacGACCTACCTCTTTTCCAGTCAAAGTTGCCAAACATCTCATCCAGCCTGTAGGGCTCGAAGCAGAAGAAGACGTAGTCCCCTGTGGTGAGGCCTCTCCTGTGGGCCTCGACCAGGAAGTCCCTGACCACCTCCCCACGCGCTGAGATCACTATGACTACAGGGCGAGACACAAAGATAGGCTACATTAAAATAACCCTATTAGCATACCAGTTACCACGCATGGCCAATTACTTCAATGTAAATAGTAAGCTGGTGTGGACATTGGAACACAGAAAACTTACTGCGAGACACCTCGGCAACCTCCTGTAGCATACGTGCTTGTGTGAGGGCTGTGTGAGTGTTGTCTTGCCCGAGAGGTGTTTGAAATGCCAGGTATTTAGCCACAGTGATGTTACTGACTTCAGCTTGGTACCTTATAGAAATAGAAATGCTAGGTCATTTCATCGGGTTCCTCCCTATGTAGAAGTACATCACATTCCAGTGTCTATTTGAAGTGTATTTATTGTATTGTATCATAATGTATTGTATCGTGCTGCGTCGTATCGTACCTGATTCCCTCAGCAGGGATGATCCAGGCAGGTCTGTGGTCGTAGATAATGCTTATACGTCTCCAGCCAAACTTCTCACAGATCTTCACAAAGAACGAGCCCATCTTGGTGAAGGGGCCAAACACTCTGGTAAGAGTGGGGTAAGCCTGTCACCGCCACAGAACATGGCATGTGATAATGTTGCAACTGTGTACTCCAGATTCTGAGGGATGTAAGTTAGCTACAGATAGTTACTGGCATATGAGTTATATTAAAACGTGATATTGGACCTTTTTGATGAGAAATTGCTGGTCTGCGCAGGTGGGACTGACCACGGGAATGTTCCAGAAAGCTGCCAGCTTGGCAGTGATCGCACACACCTAAAGAGGGTGTTCTATTGTCATTGGATTGTAAAAATGCAGATAATGTAGTGCAATGTGATGTGTGATTTGTTTATTCGTGCCGGTGAAGGTGGGGGGGGCCTTACGTCGGAGCAGGCGGGGCCGATGAAAGCGCTGTAGTTCCGTCTGTGCAGTAGCTCCACTATCTTCCCCGGGCCGTTCACGTCGCTGCACTCATCATCCACGTATTCATGCTCCAGCCAATGACCTGAGGACATACAACACAGTAGCTTACAGTGGCTATCGAATGAGAACGACTTCTGATGTCCTCGCGGCCAGTGTTTCTCAGTGTGCTTCAGCCCCTCACAGCGGTTGCATGCAATACAATACAACTTCCTTGTCCATTTGTTATAGCAAACAACGGATcggtgttatatatatatatatatatatatattatgtatcaCATATGTACTATACAATGTCTCTGTGTACTGACCTGCCAACAGATCGGGACTCCGGTTCACAGCGTCGATGGCGATGAGGGCACCCGCCCCGATCCTGCCAACACTGAAGGGCATGGAGGTGTTGGGCAAGGACAGCAGCAGGGTGAACGTTGACCCTGCCACCCAGGGCACCgaggacaggaagacaggtaGCACTAGAGCCCTAAGCAGGAACGCCATCACTCTGGGAGATAAAGGAATGGAAGGATGGACCCTGGTTAATAACTCACTGTGGAGGAGGCTCCATAAAACAAAGCCTTCAGTGAAGCCTATATGGTTTGTGTCTGGGATGTGCTCTGATAATGGGTTAGCTAAGGCACATGATAGGCTCATTATACATTAATATGTTTCCCAAACTCACTTTGTTTTACTCAGAATCCAAAATGTGTAAGATTTGGGAAAACGTTCAAATAAATGCTGTTGAATGTAGACTGTTTGAGTGTAGCGATGTGAATGGCCCGGGGTTTAATGTGTAACATTCAACATTGTTTAGAAAAATCTCGACATGACACCTTACACAAAATAAAGTAATATAGGCCTATTCACACAAAAAAATGCAAACATAGACAGTACAAACGTGGTTTGTAACGGTTCAATATACATTTCAATATGAAATTCACTTACCAGGCATTCAGTCAAATATTATAAAGACGTGGCATATTTCGAAATGATGTTCTCCGAGGTCCCACTACAGCAAATTACAATTTAGCACCACCTGTTGTCCATCAGTTAGCCTAGTTAGTATATCAAAGCCTCCGTTGTGATGAGCATGCCAACCGTGAAAGGTATTCAAATAGATATCCCTCGCAACTGCATCAACTACTGGACAGAGAATACAAGCACGCTCCCTAATTGCCTATGATACATCTTGTGGTTCTCAAATTAATCTTACAACATGTTCGCTAAACCCTGGGAAGATACAACCCACCACGAATTTGTTTAACTTAACGACTGCACAAGTAAACAGTTGACATGGACAATTATGGAAGCACTTGAGTGCTGGCCTGTTTATATTGGTAGTAATACTTCCTGTTGTCATGGAATGAATACATGGGAATTCAGTAGATATACATTGTCAATGATAATTAGGATTGGGGAGTAATTagttacatgtaatctgattacaaaaacTACATGATTATTGGTTtggggaaaaaaatacatttgacacttttctgttttctcaatgacattcaattcaggATTGAAAATAAGGTGcaaagtttaagtttgttccacctgagtgagTCTGACTATAAATcaagagaccactatgatgacacaccaaatgtgtttaaTAGATCATCTTTTGTTTTCTTCTAATTCCTTTTAAGTGGAATTGCAATCCAAAAGTAACAGAATGTAATCTAATTATGTAACAGAATTTCAGGTAATCCAAAGGTTACGTAATTGATTACAATTTTGgccaggtaactagtaactgtaatggattacatttagaaagttaCCTACCCAACACTGAGATTGTTAAATGTTTAATAAATTATGTTGTTCAGGTTCACTTCCTCCTTGGGGCTACTGTCTAGCAGTCCCAACTGTGATTTTAAATTGAATGTAATAGATTTCTCCAAGTGCAGTTCCAAACAATTCCC is a window encoding:
- the si:dkey-37g12.1 gene encoding atrial natriuretic peptide receptor 1 isoform X1 — its product is MAFLLRALVLPVFLSSVPWVAGSTFTLLLSLPNTSMPFSVGRIGAGALIAIDAVNRSPDLLAGHWLEHEYVDDECSDVNGPGKIVELLHRRNYSAFIGPACSDVCAITAKLAAFWNIPVVSPTCADQQFLIKKAYPTLTRVFGPFTKMGSFFVKICEKFGWRRISIIYDHRPAWIIPAEGIRYQAEVSNITVAKYLAFQTPLGQDNTHTALTQARMLQEVAEVSRIIVISARGEVVRDFLVEAHRRGLTTGDYVFFCFEPYRLDEMFGNFDWKRGDVYDSVAKQAYQALFLLSLYKPNDQRYWNFSNDVIRRSREDFGYAYAPNEKVSVLAAIAHDSVWLYAQALNETLAERGDPYDGFTITRKMWNRTITGIQGDVTMDANGDRESAYMMKHIQGAENDREFKVIANYFGTNKAYEPVEGVQVYWPGGRKTPPKDTPHFGFKDELFINIEKRFAIAVGTIAVFLATGTLIICLLYRKHIIRKKVSVVLWRVSPGDVTMMGNSSSSAGKVPYLNSKSIDDSLESILGNMKDKPSSHRTAVYKENICSVRLLNVKSVCLNRELLTELKQCRDLSHPNICSVIGACLEPPQFFLLTEYCPKGSLQDILKNASIKLHWSFKFSLMLDIVKGMDYLHRSPLRSHGHLSSSNCVVDSRFVLKVTDHGLSLLRRPPGQDEEGWSKKHWTSLLWRAPELLRDSMPSSGTQKGDVYSFGIIVQEVVYRRGPFHIPNNNLEARDIVERVKAGVCVGGGGSPLRPHTDRAECPEGVEALMGACWSERPSDRPDFSSLRVTVKRLCPSCVGENILDDLLSRMEQYATNLEEVVSERTAQLLEEKRRAEGLLTQMLPRSVAVQLIAGKTVRAETYDSVTIYFSDIEGFTAMSASLTPMQVVNVLNDLYTYFDNIIDHHDVYKVETIGDAYMVVSGLPIRNGDDHAKEIARMSLAVVRGMRQYNSPHVPQQQLKVRIGLHSGPCVAGVVGLKMPRFCLFGDTVNTASRMESHGSPLKIHVSSSTKALLDTFRTFRCELRGDIHMKGKGLVRTFWLLGEDQ
- the si:dkey-37g12.1 gene encoding atrial natriuretic peptide receptor 1 isoform X2, with the translated sequence MAFLLRALVLPVFLSSVPWVAGSTFTLLLSLPNTSMPFSVGRIGAGALIAIDAVNRSPDLLAGHWLEHEYVDDECSDVNGPGKIVELLHRRNYSAFIGPACSDVCAITAKLAAFWNIPVVSPTCADQQFLIKKAYPTLTRVFGPFTKMGSFFVKICEKFGWRRISIIYDHRPAWIIPAEGIRYQAEVSNITVAKYLAFQTPLGQDNTHTALTQARMLQEVAEVSRIIVISARGEVVRDFLVEAHRRGLTTGDYVFFCFEPYRLDEMFGNFDWKRGDVYDSVAKQAYQALFLLSLYKPNDQRYWNFSNDVIRRSREDFGYAYAPNEKVSVLAAIAHDSVWLYAQALNETLAERGDPYDGFTITRKMWNRTITGIQGDVTMDANGDRESAYMMKHIQGAENDREFKVIANYFGTNKAYEPVEGVQVYWPGGRKTPPKDTPHFGFKDELFINIEKRFAIAVGTIAVFLATGTLIICLLYRKHIIRKKVSVVLWRVSPGDVTMMGNSSSSAGKVPYLNSKSIDDSLESILGNMKDKPSSHRTAVYKENICSVRLLNVKSVCLNRELLTELKQCRDLSHPNICSVIGACLEPPQFFLLTEYCPKGSLQDILKNASIKLHWSFKFSLMLDIVKGMDYLHRSPLRSHGHLSSSNCVVDSRFVLKVTDHGLSLLRRPPGQDEEGWSKKHWTSLLWRAPELLRDSMPSSGTQKGDVYSFGIIVQEVVYRRGPFHIPNNNLEARDIVERVKAGVCVGGGGSPLRPHTDRAECPEGVEALMGACWSERPSDRPDFSSLRVTVKRLCPSCVGENILDDLLSRMEQYATNLEEVVSERTAQLLEEKRRAEGLLTQMLPRSVAVQLIAGKTVRAETYDSVTIYFSDIEGFTAMSASLTPMQVETIGDAYMVVSGLPIRNGDDHAKEIARMSLAVVRGMRQYNSPHVPQQQLKVRIGLHSGPCVAGVVGLKMPRFCLFGDTVNTASRMESHGSPLKIHVSSSTKALLDTFRTFRCELRGDIHMKGKGLVRTFWLLGEDQ